GCAAGCACCTCATCTGCAGCCGCTCTGCCTGTAAGTATAAGTTCCACGTCAGGCGGTTTGTTGTGAATTAGCGCTACAAGGGTGCTGCTCTCTATAAGTCCTGCCGACACTGCGGCATTTATCTCATCTAAGACCACTATCTGATACTGTCCTGAGAGTACCGCAGAGGTTACCTCATTAAACCCTACTCTTGCCGCTTCAATGTCTTCAGTTGAAGGTTTGCCAAAAACAAATCCCCTGCCGTATTGCTTGCACACAATTAAATCCCCAAACGACCTGAGGGCGATTAACTCTCCGGTTTCTTTCGATTTTATAAACTGAGCAAAAAACACTCTGAGCCCCCTGCCAACTGCCCTTACAATCTGGCCAACCGCAGCCGTAGTCTTGCCCTTACCGTTACCTGTATATACCTGAACATATCCTTTGAACATTTGCTCCTTAATCAATTCAACGTGTTAATACGGAAAGTAACGTAAAAAGTATAAATGAGCCGTAAAGAATCCCAACAGCCGTTACAGCTTTAAGCCGTCCGTTTTTGAGCTTTGAGATAAACGGCACCATTATAAGAGTACCAGCAAACGCTAATGGCAATACAACAGCGCCAAAAAAAGCGCCTCTTCCGGGAAAGTATCTCAAAAGCTCAAACAGCCAGTAGAAATACCACTCTGAA
This window of the Nitrospirota bacterium genome carries:
- a CDS encoding cob(I)yrinic acid a,c-diamide adenosyltransferase — translated: MFKGYVQVYTGNGKGKTTAAVGQIVRAVGRGLRVFFAQFIKSKETGELIALRSFGDLIVCKQYGRGFVFGKPSTEDIEAARVGFNEVTSAVLSGQYQIVVLDEINAAVSAGLIESSTLVALIHNKPPDVELILTGRAAADEVLACADLVTECKEVKHYYNSTVAAREGIEF